Proteins from one Patescibacteria group bacterium genomic window:
- a CDS encoding GIY-YIG nuclease family protein, whose amino-acid sequence MYTVYAIYNKTVNKFYIGQTKNLSERLTIHNKKIFSGYTSKFDGNWEIIYSEKIKTRKEALTREKQLKSYRGRQFIKKFIPG is encoded by the coding sequence ATGTATACTGTCTATGCTATTTATAACAAAACAGTAAATAAATTTTATATTGGTCAAACAAAAAATCTATCAGAACGTTTGACTATACACAATAAAAAAATATTTTCTGGGTATACATCTAAATTTGATGGAAATTGGGAAATCATATATTCTGAAAAAATTAAAACAAGAAAAGAAGCCCTGACCAGAGAAAAACAACTAAAAAGTTATCGGGGTAGACAATTTAT
- a CDS encoding GIY-YIG nuclease family protein — protein MKKYYCYLARCSDDTIYTGYTTNLKDRELKHNSGQGAKYTKQRRPVKIIYWEEFASVGKAMKREAEIKTWSKTAKENLIKNSL, from the coding sequence ATGAAAAAATATTATTGTTATCTTGCCCGTTGCAGTGATGACACAATCTATACAGGCTATACTACAAATTTAAAAGATAGAGAGCTCAAACATAATAGTGGTCAAGGTGCTAAATATACAAAACAAAGAAGGCCTGTTAAAATAATTTACTGGGAGGAGTTTGCTTCGGTTGGCAAGGCTATGAAAAGAGAAGCGGAAATAAAGACTTGGAGCAAAACAGCCAAAGAAAATTTGATAAAAAATAGTTTATAA
- a CDS encoding glucosyltransferase domain-containing protein yields the protein MDCQNRLNNIKSWHILFIFLGLSILFYHQALINFFVSDDFHWLVIARDFHPSWHIFLTNYEGQTYGGSYNPLLVFIFKFFYSLFDLRYFGYHLVSLLLHGVNSWLVYLLAKHTFSWTKIKDKKPWAILVGLLFLIWPIQVEIVSWVAAWPHLWMTLFYFLALLKYFDFRKNSKKINLFLSFLFFTVALLIKETAISLPFVIMMLEIYFYSIKEKNKSIPAYTYLTGYFVLLISFLVVRYIAIGLLFGYYGSHSLNLAAGDWAGNLAVYLGDMVTFGFIRPLMYKAIYYYLAPIVIILFSFLALYFFVLLIKKQWLQFVLFAGFLFMLSPFLITGLHHTTFAGERYMYLSASFFLMILVYLLAVLKFSLSIKKIILILFLILSSSIIYYKSIIWQAAGDLSRQIVDSYKYIHSPQTNFYLSVGLPDNLSGAEVFRNNLGQALEIYYKDKAPEILPTYAYVVVNKENKNKHLLNWRRDNLGWFAESVDGSFVVTGITSIEVNDVYWELWNYNYQNYMANTIRFIPNSDMRKRIENSEVGIITVDEGRLRLLK from the coding sequence ATGGATTGTCAAAATAGATTGAACAATATAAAATCTTGGCATATTCTATTTATATTTTTGGGATTGAGCATACTATTTTATCACCAAGCGCTGATAAATTTTTTTGTTTCTGATGATTTTCATTGGTTGGTCATTGCCCGCGATTTTCATCCTTCTTGGCATATATTTTTGACCAATTATGAGGGTCAGACTTACGGTGGATCTTACAATCCTCTTTTGGTGTTTATATTCAAATTTTTTTATAGCCTATTTGATTTGCGATATTTTGGCTATCATTTGGTGAGCTTATTGCTACACGGTGTTAACTCTTGGTTGGTTTATTTGTTGGCCAAACATACTTTTTCTTGGACAAAAATAAAAGATAAAAAACCTTGGGCCATTTTGGTGGGACTTTTATTTTTGATTTGGCCTATACAGGTGGAGATAGTTTCTTGGGTAGCCGCCTGGCCACATCTTTGGATGACATTGTTTTATTTTTTGGCACTTTTGAAATATTTTGACTTTAGAAAAAATAGCAAAAAAATAAATTTGTTTTTGTCGTTTTTATTTTTTACCGTAGCTCTACTTATAAAAGAGACAGCTATTAGCTTGCCTTTTGTTATTATGATGTTAGAAATTTATTTTTATTCTATCAAAGAAAAAAATAAATCAATACCAGCTTATACGTATTTGACAGGGTATTTTGTTTTGTTGATTTCATTTTTGGTGGTTCGATACATAGCTATTGGGCTTTTATTTGGTTATTATGGTAGTCATAGTTTGAATTTGGCAGCAGGTGACTGGGCAGGCAACTTGGCCGTCTATTTGGGAGATATGGTCACTTTTGGTTTTATTAGGCCTTTGATGTACAAAGCAATTTATTATTATCTGGCGCCAATTGTTATTATTTTGTTTTCTTTTTTGGCTTTGTATTTTTTTGTATTACTTATAAAAAAACAGTGGCTCCAATTTGTTTTGTTTGCCGGATTTTTGTTTATGCTATCACCATTTTTAATAACTGGTCTCCACCACACTACTTTTGCTGGAGAAAGATACATGTATTTGTCGGCTAGTTTTTTCTTGATGATTTTGGTCTACTTGTTGGCAGTCTTAAAATTTTCACTAAGTATAAAAAAAATAATTTTAATTTTATTTTTGATATTGTCTAGCTCTATTATTTATTACAAAAGTATTATTTGGCAGGCAGCTGGAGATCTCAGTCGTCAGATAGTAGATAGTTACAAATACATACATTCCCCTCAGACAAATTTCTATCTGTCGGTTGGCTTGCCTGATAATCTATCGGGAGCAGAAGTATTCAGAAATAATCTTGGTCAAGCTCTTGAGATATATTACAAAGACAAGGCGCCAGAGATATTGCCGACTTATGCCTATGTGGTGGTCAACAAAGAAAATAAAAACAAACATCTTTTGAACTGGCGTCGTGACAATCTAGGCTGGTTTGCCGAAAGCGTAGATGGCTCTTTTGTAGTGACTGGTATTACTTCAATTGAAGTCAATGATGTGTATTGGGAGCTTTGGAATTATAACTATCAAAATTATATGGCCAATACAATACGTTTCATTCCCAACTCAGACATGAGAAAGCGTATTGAAAATAGTGAGGTGGGAATAATTACTGTTGATGAGGGTCGTTTGAGGCTGCTCAAATAG
- the rpoD gene encoding RNA polymerase sigma factor RpoD: MPVKKKTTKKSVTAKKVAKKSTASKRSVNKPKKASKAAVKKTALKKNKPAAKKSVSKTTKKSVVKKTTVKTKAVKAKIDEAAIELLIKKAHSRSFITEDEILRVFSNLEDYIPRLEDLLDKLEDMAISVVATEGNILNVDEKTSAILSKSGVGSDEKRGDLTDIASDSIQMYLREIGKVPLLNSEEEMALAKRKEKGDLEAKKKLIEANLRLVVSIAKKFTGRSLTLLDLIQEGNIGLFRAVEKFDYRKGYKFSTYATWWIRQAITRALADQSRTIRIPVHMVETINRFNQIERRLVQELGRDPLPEEIASEMGEDIDKIRQIIKISQETVSLEASVGDDEEDSTLGDFIEDEKNIGPDRVAALKLLGDHVRKVISDLTPREQKILEMRFGLTDGVAHTLEEVGQEFGVTRERIRQIEAKALERIKKHEDMRKLRDY; encoded by the coding sequence ATGCCTGTCAAAAAAAAGACAACTAAAAAATCGGTCACTGCAAAAAAGGTGGCCAAAAAAAGCACTGCTTCAAAAAGGAGTGTCAACAAACCTAAAAAGGCTAGTAAAGCGGCTGTCAAAAAAACAGCGCTAAAAAAGAACAAGCCGGCAGCAAAAAAATCTGTCAGCAAAACAACTAAAAAATCAGTGGTCAAAAAGACTACTGTCAAAACAAAAGCAGTCAAAGCTAAAATAGATGAAGCGGCTATTGAGCTTTTGATAAAAAAAGCCCACTCTAGGAGTTTTATCACTGAAGATGAGATTCTGAGGGTCTTTTCTAATTTGGAAGATTATATTCCAAGACTGGAAGATCTTTTAGACAAATTGGAAGATATGGCAATTTCTGTCGTAGCGACCGAAGGTAATATTTTAAATGTAGATGAGAAGACTTCGGCAATTTTGTCCAAATCAGGAGTAGGTAGTGATGAAAAGCGAGGAGATTTGACTGACATTGCCTCCGATTCTATCCAGATGTATTTGCGTGAGATTGGCAAAGTGCCGCTCTTAAATTCGGAAGAAGAAATGGCTTTGGCCAAGCGTAAAGAAAAAGGTGATTTAGAAGCCAAGAAAAAATTGATAGAAGCCAATTTACGTTTGGTAGTTTCTATTGCCAAAAAATTTACCGGCAGATCTCTGACATTGTTGGACCTCATTCAAGAAGGTAATATTGGACTTTTTAGAGCAGTAGAAAAATTTGATTATCGCAAAGGTTATAAATTTTCTACTTATGCTACTTGGTGGATTCGTCAGGCTATCACTCGTGCCTTGGCTGATCAGAGTAGGACAATCCGTATTCCTGTACACATGGTAGAAACTATCAATCGTTTCAATCAGATTGAGCGTCGTTTGGTTCAAGAATTGGGTCGGGATCCCTTGCCAGAAGAGATTGCTTCTGAAATGGGCGAGGATATTGACAAGATAAGACAGATTATCAAAATTTCTCAAGAGACAGTATCTTTGGAAGCATCAGTTGGTGACGATGAAGAAGATAGTACCCTAGGTGATTTTATTGAAGATGAAAAAAATATTGGTCCAGATCGTGTGGCGGCTCTCAAGCTACTAGGCGATCATGTGCGCAAAGTAATCAGTGATCTTACTCCTCGTGAGCAAAAGATATTAGAAATGCGTTTTGGTCTGACCGATGGCGTGGCTCATACCTTGGAAGAGGTGGGTCAAGAGTTTGGCGTCACTCGTGAGCGTATTCGTCAGATTGAGGCCAAAGCTTTGGAACGCATCAAAAAACATGAGGATATGAGGAAATTGAGGGACTATTAA
- the dnaG gene encoding DNA primase, whose amino-acid sequence MTSPVEEIKNRLDIVETVSSYINLQQVGGNFKAVCPFHNEKTPSFMVSKEKQIWHCFGCDKGGDVISFVQEYEGIDFKEAVRILAERANVALTGFSNIVTKDNSRIYQVNQAAADFYHNILEQDGQVSDKVKDYLDKRKIDKGSISKWKLGLSGELWDGLYKYLIENGYSEKEMFDAGLIVKKKDNSGYVDRFRKRLMFPLFDSQGRVVAFTSRTLAGIAYDEIEQGGKYINSPQTIVYDKSRLLYGWHLAKDTIRNKKYLIIVEGNMDVIASHQTSAKNCVAVSGTALTIDHIKLIKRYSNNIILAFDGDAAGSRASFRSIALCWQEDMNVKILVLPKGKDPADMVKDSDNAWLSAIKESIPVMDYYFKRIFSAIDLNRADHKKLAVNKLLPIIKYLGSNVEQAHYLKILSDKLQLPFDMLKNDLDQAKSFLEKTETTVVAATPKRKDQILMLSEELLAIAFYKKEYLEKLIADLEPEFIAESLRPLYKKVIIYYTKHQNLGNFANFSEIEQLEKDDWIKLSLWGEKNYNESDQSDLANDFQQLLNRVKKLYLESQRAELINNLRQSELVKDKAKQDEISHKINLINREINNLQS is encoded by the coding sequence ATGACAAGTCCGGTAGAGGAAATAAAAAATCGTTTGGATATAGTAGAGACAGTGTCTAGTTACATCAATCTACAGCAGGTAGGCGGCAATTTTAAGGCAGTCTGTCCTTTTCATAATGAAAAAACACCTAGCTTTATGGTGTCCAAAGAAAAACAAATTTGGCATTGTTTTGGTTGCGATAAGGGTGGCGATGTAATCAGCTTTGTCCAGGAGTATGAGGGTATAGATTTTAAAGAGGCGGTTAGGATACTAGCCGAACGAGCCAATGTAGCTTTGACTGGTTTTTCAAATATAGTTACAAAAGACAACAGTCGCATTTATCAGGTCAATCAAGCAGCGGCTGATTTTTATCACAATATTTTGGAGCAAGACGGCCAGGTGTCAGACAAAGTAAAGGATTATCTAGATAAAAGAAAAATAGACAAAGGTAGTATCTCAAAATGGAAATTAGGATTATCCGGCGAGCTTTGGGATGGCCTTTATAAATATTTGATTGAAAATGGCTACAGCGAAAAAGAAATGTTTGATGCCGGTCTGATAGTCAAAAAAAAAGATAATAGCGGTTATGTGGATCGTTTTAGAAAAAGACTGATGTTTCCTCTGTTTGATAGCCAAGGCCGAGTAGTAGCTTTTACATCACGTACCTTGGCCGGCATTGCCTATGATGAAATAGAACAAGGCGGCAAGTATATCAATAGTCCTCAGACCATAGTATATGACAAGAGCAGGCTACTCTATGGTTGGCATTTGGCTAAAGATACTATCCGAAACAAAAAATATCTGATTATTGTAGAAGGTAATATGGATGTTATTGCTTCTCATCAGACTAGTGCTAAAAATTGTGTAGCAGTGTCAGGTACGGCTCTTACTATAGACCATATCAAACTGATAAAAAGATATAGCAATAATATTATTTTAGCTTTTGATGGTGATGCGGCCGGCTCTCGGGCTTCTTTTAGAAGTATTGCCTTGTGTTGGCAGGAAGATATGAATGTAAAAATTTTGGTTTTACCAAAAGGCAAGGATCCGGCTGACATGGTAAAAGACTCCGATAATGCCTGGCTGAGCGCCATCAAAGAATCTATACCAGTAATGGATTATTATTTCAAGAGGATTTTTTCAGCTATTGATCTCAATCGCGCTGACCACAAAAAACTTGCTGTCAATAAACTTCTACCCATTATAAAATATCTAGGTAGTAATGTAGAACAAGCACATTATCTGAAGATTTTGTCTGATAAGTTACAATTACCTTTTGATATGCTTAAAAATGATTTAGATCAAGCCAAGTCATTTTTGGAGAAGACAGAAACTACTGTGGTCGCAGCCACACCCAAAAGAAAAGATCAAATTCTAATGCTTTCAGAAGAGCTTTTGGCCATTGCTTTTTATAAGAAAGAATATCTAGAAAAATTGATAGCTGATTTGGAGCCGGAGTTTATTGCTGAGAGTTTAAGGCCCCTTTACAAAAAAGTAATAATTTATTATACTAAGCATCAGAATTTAGGCAATTTTGCCAACTTCTCTGAAATTGAACAATTAGAAAAAGATGACTGGATAAAACTCTCACTTTGGGGAGAAAAAAACTATAATGAATCAGACCAGTCGGATTTGGCAAATGATTTTCAACAATTGCTTAATAGGGTCAAAAAATTATATTTGGAGTCTCAAAGAGCGGAATTGATAAACAATTTACGTCAGTCGGAATTGGTAAAAGATAAAGCCAAACAAGACGAAATATCGCATAAAATAAATTTAATTAATAGAGAAATAAATAATTTACAGAGCTAG
- a CDS encoding methylated-DNA--[protein]-cysteine S-methyltransferase, with the protein MQYRNYLDSPVGVLEIVSDKQNILAINFVKKIGQNSDNTLGTKCVVQLNQYFKSKRKKFDLPIKLAGTNWQNKVWLALSKIPYGSVISYSDLAKMVGNPLASRAIGQAVNKNKIPIIIPCHRVVGATGRLVGYAGGLKNKKYLISLENSVNF; encoded by the coding sequence ATGCAATACAGAAATTATCTAGATTCACCAGTCGGTGTTTTAGAAATTGTATCTGACAAACAAAATATTTTGGCTATAAATTTTGTCAAAAAAATTGGCCAAAATAGCGACAACACACTTGGAACCAAGTGTGTTGTTCAATTAAACCAGTATTTCAAAAGTAAAAGAAAAAAATTTGATTTACCTATTAAGCTAGCGGGCACTAATTGGCAAAATAAAGTTTGGCTTGCCTTGTCCAAAATACCTTATGGCAGTGTTATTTCTTATTCTGATCTGGCCAAAATGGTAGGCAATCCTCTGGCTAGCCGAGCAATAGGTCAAGCAGTCAATAAAAATAAAATACCTATTATTATACCTTGCCACAGAGTAGTGGGTGCTACTGGTAGGCTAGTTGGTTATGCTGGTGGCCTAAAAAATAAAAAATATTTGATTAGTTTGGAAAATAGTGTTAATTTTTAA
- a CDS encoding VIT1/CCC1 transporter family protein has product MHDRYNPDYIHHQNSKIILAIREIVFGMEDGMVSTLGAITGIAVGSQDKFTVVLAGMVIIAVESISMGIGSYISSGSERDVIKRKLYEEKSEIEDFPHEEKKELKDIYIRDGWPIDIADKMSEVASKNKKLMLKEMAAHELNISILDKSHPWRNGLFMFFAYIIGGIIPLFAYFLLPIDKAIYISIGATLAGLFVLGVATTKYTKINWLKAGFRIMILGGVALLVGYLVGHFADLLIK; this is encoded by the coding sequence ATGCACGATAGATACAACCCTGATTATATCCATCACCAAAATTCAAAAATTATTTTGGCTATCAGAGAAATAGTTTTTGGTATGGAGGATGGTATGGTTTCTACCCTAGGGGCTATTACTGGCATTGCAGTTGGTAGCCAGGACAAATTCACGGTTGTTTTGGCCGGTATGGTCATTATTGCAGTGGAATCAATTTCTATGGGTATTGGTTCATATATATCTAGCGGTTCAGAAAGAGATGTGATCAAAAGAAAACTTTATGAAGAAAAAAGTGAAATAGAAGATTTTCCTCATGAAGAAAAAAAAGAGCTAAAAGATATTTATATACGTGACGGTTGGCCAATAGATATAGCTGATAAGATGTCGGAAGTAGCCTCAAAAAACAAAAAACTCATGCTCAAAGAAATGGCCGCTCATGAATTAAACATATCTATATTGGATAAAAGTCATCCCTGGCGTAACGGCCTATTTATGTTTTTTGCCTACATAATAGGGGGTATTATTCCTTTGTTTGCTTATTTTCTACTACCAATAGATAAGGCAATCTATATATCAATTGGTGCTACTTTGGCTGGTTTATTTGTCTTGGGCGTAGCTACTACAAAATACACCAAGATAAATTGGCTAAAAGCTGGATTTAGAATAATGATATTAGGTGGGGTTGCTCTTTTGGTCGGTTATCTGGTCGGACATTTTGCTGATTTATTAATCAAATAA
- the ahcY gene encoding adenosylhomocysteinase: MKYDVKSLKLAEQGKKRIEWADNDMPVLRNVRAKFAKGKPFKGQKMSACLHVTAETANLVRALKAGGADILLVASNPLSTQDDVAAALVKYYKIPVMAIRGENRDTYYKHLNAALVRKPVITMDDGADLIHLLHSKYKDWAPNIMGSMEETTTGVIRLKALEAEGNLQLPVIAVNDAQTKNMFDNRYGTGQSTVDGIIRATDMLLAGKYIVTAGYGWCGRGFAMRARGMGAKVIVTEVDKIKALEAAMDGFEVMPMKEAAKIGDLFCTLTGDLHVVRPEHFRLMKDGAMVCNSGHFDVEIDIQGLKKMASSVRKNVRNFVDEYKLGKKRIYVLADGRLINLAAAEGHPASVMDMSFATQALASEHVVKNYKKMENKVYYVPQEIEQQVADLKLKSMNINIDSLTPEQEEYLSSWNLGT, encoded by the coding sequence ATGAAATATGATGTTAAAAGCCTGAAATTGGCTGAACAAGGTAAAAAAAGAATAGAGTGGGCAGACAATGATATGCCCGTCTTGAGAAATGTAAGAGCCAAATTTGCCAAAGGCAAACCATTCAAAGGACAGAAAATGTCCGCTTGTCTACACGTCACGGCTGAGACAGCCAATTTGGTCAGAGCTCTTAAAGCCGGTGGGGCAGATATACTCTTGGTTGCCTCCAATCCGCTTTCTACTCAGGATGATGTAGCGGCCGCTTTGGTAAAATATTACAAAATCCCAGTCATGGCTATACGTGGCGAAAATAGAGATACATATTATAAGCATCTTAATGCCGCTTTAGTCAGAAAGCCGGTTATTACTATGGATGATGGAGCTGACTTGATACATTTGCTTCACAGTAAATACAAAGATTGGGCTCCAAATATCATGGGTTCTATGGAAGAGACTACCACTGGAGTCATCAGACTAAAAGCTTTGGAGGCCGAAGGTAATCTGCAATTGCCTGTCATAGCGGTCAATGATGCTCAAACCAAAAACATGTTTGACAATCGTTATGGCACTGGCCAATCCACAGTAGATGGTATTATTAGAGCTACTGATATGCTACTAGCTGGCAAATATATTGTGACAGCCGGCTATGGCTGGTGTGGTCGTGGTTTTGCTATGAGGGCTCGTGGTATGGGTGCCAAAGTGATTGTCACTGAAGTAGATAAGATTAAAGCCTTGGAAGCTGCTATGGATGGTTTTGAAGTAATGCCCATGAAAGAAGCGGCCAAAATTGGTGATTTGTTTTGCACTTTGACCGGTGATTTGCATGTTGTCAGACCAGAACACTTCCGTCTGATGAAAGACGGAGCAATGGTTTGCAATTCTGGTCACTTTGATGTAGAGATTGATATCCAGGGGCTCAAAAAAATGGCCAGTTCTGTCAGAAAAAATGTCAGAAATTTTGTAGATGAATACAAGCTAGGCAAAAAAAGAATATATGTCTTAGCTGATGGCAGACTTATCAATTTGGCTGCCGCCGAGGGGCACCCAGCCAGTGTCATGGATATGAGCTTTGCTACGCAGGCACTAGCTAGTGAGCACGTGGTCAAAAATTATAAAAAAATGGAAAATAAAGTGTATTATGTTCCTCAGGAAATAGAACAACAGGTGGCTGATTTGAAATTAAAATCTATGAATATAAATATAGATAGTTTAACTCCTGAGCAGGAAGAATATCTTTCTTCTTGGAATTTAGGTACCTAA
- a CDS encoding carbohydrate kinase family protein, which yields MNNKDPKKILVSGSIVYDRIMDFPGYFKDHILPDQTHILNVSFTLSSTKESFGGTGGNIAYNLALLRQPVVLLGVVGHDFSPYQQWLQKNKIDISYIRKSKDEATASAYIMTDRSDNQISGFYPGPMDIDYCNVVKKIKNVGLAIISPDFKPRMIEYARLYQEMDIPYIFDPGQQITSFTASEIKSMIKGADILVGNDYEIKLILNRLSLESEKLEKMLRVLIVTKGAKGSEIYTEGRKLIIPPVKVKNIVDPTGAGDAYRAGFIKGLSSNSGLVKAGQLGSLIASYAVEYHGTQAHKFSLKEFVNKYKINFKD from the coding sequence ATGAATAATAAAGACCCTAAAAAAATATTAGTTTCAGGCTCAATTGTCTATGACCGGATTATGGATTTTCCCGGATATTTTAAAGACCACATTTTGCCAGACCAAACTCATATTTTAAATGTTAGTTTTACCCTCAGCTCCACCAAAGAAAGTTTTGGCGGTACAGGTGGAAATATTGCTTACAACTTGGCGCTTCTTCGTCAACCAGTAGTTCTCTTGGGAGTAGTAGGGCATGATTTTTCACCATATCAGCAGTGGTTACAAAAAAACAAAATTGATATCTCTTATATCAGGAAATCAAAAGACGAGGCTACAGCCAGCGCTTATATAATGACCGATCGCTCTGACAATCAGATATCTGGTTTTTATCCAGGGCCAATGGACATAGATTATTGTAATGTTGTAAAGAAAATAAAAAATGTTGGCCTAGCAATCATATCGCCGGATTTTAAACCAAGGATGATTGAGTACGCCAGACTTTATCAGGAAATGGATATACCTTATATTTTTGATCCGGGTCAGCAGATTACTTCTTTTACTGCTTCAGAAATAAAAAGTATGATCAAGGGGGCTGATATATTAGTAGGCAATGACTATGAAATAAAATTGATATTAAATAGATTATCTTTGGAATCTGAAAAACTAGAAAAAATGCTCCGAGTTTTGATAGTTACCAAAGGCGCCAAAGGATCAGAGATATATACTGAAGGCAGAAAGCTGATTATACCACCAGTCAAAGTAAAAAATATCGTAGACCCGACGGGTGCTGGTGATGCTTATCGAGCTGGATTTATAAAAGGTCTGAGTTCCAATTCCGGGCTAGTAAAGGCCGGACAACTCGGTAGTTTAATTGCTTCTTATGCAGTAGAATATCATGGTACGCAAGCGCACAAGTTTAGTTTGAAAGAATTTGTTAATAAATATAAAATTAATTTTAAAGACTAG
- the msrB gene encoding peptide-methionine (R)-S-oxide reductase MsrB, whose product MDELKEKLTPMQYKVTQQCSTEPPFDNEYWNEKREGIYVDIVSGKPLFSSQDKYDSNTGWPSFTRPIDKSLVVEKPEDDGRIEVRSSQADSHLGHVFDDGPGSTSQRYCINSAALKFIPRADLEKQGYGEYSKLFE is encoded by the coding sequence ATGGATGAACTCAAAGAGAAATTAACTCCAATGCAGTACAAAGTCACCCAGCAATGTAGTACAGAACCACCATTTGACAATGAATATTGGAATGAAAAAAGAGAAGGTATATATGTAGATATAGTATCAGGGAAGCCTTTATTCTCTTCGCAGGACAAATATGATTCCAACACTGGTTGGCCAAGCTTTACTAGGCCGATTGATAAGAGCTTGGTAGTAGAAAAGCCGGAAGACGACGGTCGTATTGAAGTGCGTAGCTCTCAGGCAGATTCCCACTTGGGGCATGTCTTTGATGACGGACCTGGTTCGACTAGTCAGAGATATTGTATCAATTCGGCGGCTTTGAAATTTATACCCAGAGCTGATTTGGAAAAACAAGGCTACGGGGAATATAGTAAATTATTTGAGTAA
- a CDS encoding cupin domain-containing protein has product MKGFSINIERETLENSNFRKVLYTSKHSQLVLMSIAPKSEIGMETHTENDQFFRFESGQGKAIIDGNEYELSDGVAVVVPAGSQHNIINTSATEELKLYTIYSPAHHKDGIVRKTKEEAEANEEDFDGVTTE; this is encoded by the coding sequence ATGAAAGGGTTTAGTATTAATATTGAGCGTGAGACTTTGGAAAATAGTAATTTTCGCAAAGTTCTCTATACCTCAAAACATAGCCAACTAGTCTTGATGAGTATAGCTCCAAAATCAGAAATCGGTATGGAGACCCATACTGAAAATGACCAGTTTTTTCGTTTTGAAAGTGGTCAGGGCAAAGCTATCATTGATGGCAATGAATATGAATTGTCTGATGGAGTAGCAGTTGTAGTACCAGCTGGTAGCCAGCATAATATTATAAATACTTCTGCTACTGAAGAGTTAAAGCTCTATACTATCTATTCACCGGCTCATCACAAAGACGGCATTGTCAGAAAGACCAAAGAAGAAGCCGAGGCCAATGAAGAGGACTTTGATGGTGTGACTACAGAATAA
- a CDS encoding HD domain-containing protein: MIITDRVYGKIEINEPVLLELMQSFPLERLKGINQAGASQYALNKPINRYEHSVGVMILLKILGAPLEEQIAGLLHDVPHTAFSHVIDYVFENEDHEFHEKFHEEIIKKSDIPGILKKYNFDLDRLLDENNFPLLERKLPDLCADRIDYALRDRVGYLKEGERVASYIADFVTVNNEIVFSKPDIALYFAKDFLDMDYRVWSAPLEIALFQILANAIKIALAENIISKDDLFEDDKFVYDKLKNSANQQVLDLLAKLNPKLVIDFDKNNYDFFSKNKLRFVDPKFVDTDGNLKRVTERFPEFIDDLKKHEDWTLGGHYIKIKSW; encoded by the coding sequence ATGATAATTACAGATAGAGTTTACGGCAAAATAGAAATAAATGAGCCTGTGCTTTTGGAGCTTATGCAGTCTTTTCCTTTGGAGAGGCTCAAGGGTATTAATCAGGCCGGAGCATCCCAATATGCTTTGAATAAACCAATAAACCGTTATGAGCATTCGGTAGGTGTGATGATACTGCTTAAAATTTTGGGCGCTCCTCTCGAAGAGCAAATTGCCGGGCTTCTTCATGACGTGCCACATACTGCATTTTCTCACGTTATTGATTATGTTTTTGAAAATGAGGATCACGAATTTCATGAAAAATTTCATGAAGAAATAATCAAAAAATCAGATATACCTGGTATTTTGAAAAAATACAATTTTGATTTGGATAGATTGTTGGATGAAAACAACTTCCCTCTACTGGAAAGAAAATTACCAGATCTTTGTGCCGATAGGATTGATTATGCTCTGCGTGATAGAGTGGGATATTTGAAAGAGGGGGAAAGAGTGGCTAGCTATATAGCTGATTTTGTCACAGTAAATAACGAAATAGTTTTTAGTAAGCCTGATATTGCTCTATATTTTGCCAAAGATTTTTTGGATATGGACTATCGAGTTTGGTCAGCTCCGCTTGAAATTGCTCTTTTCCAAATTTTGGCCAACGCTATTAAGATTGCTTTGGCGGAAAATATTATTAGTAAAGATGATTTGTTTGAGGATGACAAGTTTGTCTATGACAAATTAAAAAATAGCGCTAATCAACAAGTGCTTGATCTCTTGGCCAAATTAAATCCAAAACTGGTGATAGATTTTGATAAAAATAATTATGACTTTTTTTCCAAAAATAAATTACGTTTTGTAGATCCCAAGTTTGTAGATACTGACGGCAACCTAAAAAGAGTAACTGAAAGATTTCCTGAGTTTATAGATGATTTGAAAAAGCACGAAGACTGGACGCTGGGCGGGCATTATATAAAGATAAAATCCTGGTAA